A window of Primulina tabacum isolate GXHZ01 chromosome 4, ASM2559414v2, whole genome shotgun sequence contains these coding sequences:
- the LOC142542837 gene encoding germin-like protein subfamily 1 member 17, with protein MSIRFFLGFFVVTSICSLAYASDPSPLQDFCVAVDDAKASVFVNGKICKNPNKVSADDFYFSGLNKPGNTSNRVGSRVTPVNVNQIPGLNTLGISLVRVDYAPYGLNPPHTHPRATEILVVTEGTLSVGFVTSNPANPNQKNKLFTKTLHPGDVFVFPEGLIHFQFNIGKTKAVAFAGLSSQNPGVITIANAVFGSEPPISIDVLTKAFQVDKNVIKHLQEQFWTNN; from the exons ATGTCCATTCGTTTCTTTCTAGGCTTTTTTGTAGTAACTTCGATATGTTCATTGGCATATGCATCTGATCCTAGTCCTCTTCAAGACTTTTGTGTCGCGGTCGATGATGCAAAGGCTTCTG TTTTTGTGAACGGGAAGATTTGCAAGAACCCAAATAAGGTTTCCGCAGATGATTTCTATTTCAGTGGTCTGAACAAACCTGGAAACACATCAAATCGTGTAGGCTCAAGGGTTACTCCGGTTAATGTAAACCAAATACCCGGGCTCAACACTTTGGGCATTTCTTTGGTTCGAGTTGATTATGCACCATACGGGCTCAACCCTCCTCACACGCATCCTCGTGCCACTGAAATTCTTGTCGTAACTGAAGGAACTCTATCCGTTGGGTTTGTGACTTCGAATCCTGCAAATCCCAACCAGAAGAACAAGCTTTTTACCAAGACATTGCATCCAGGAGATGTGTTTGTGTTCCCTGAAGGCCTCATTCATTTTCAATTCAATATCGGAAAAACCAAGGCTGTTGCATTTGCCGGGTTAAGTAGTCAGAATCCTGGAGTCATCACCATTGCAAATGCTGTTTTTGGCTCTGAACCACCAATTTCCATCGATGTTCTTACGAAGGCATTCCAGGTTGACAAGAACGTTATAAAACATCTTCAAGAACAATTTTGGACAAACAACTAA